GAGATTAGCAAGTGTGCTCGAAGGCGCAGTAAAATCAATGATGACATCAAAGTTAGCAATATCTTTTGTCAGATCATCCGTCAATACGACATCAAACTTTCCTTCACCACATAACTCACCAATATCGACACCAACTAAAGATGACTCAGGTCTCTCAGAGCCAGCCCCTACCTGAGACTGTGGATTCAGATAAGTCGCTTTAACTAAGTTTCGGCCCATACGGCCAGCCGCTCCTGCAATTGCAATACGTACCATTGCACCTCTCCATTATTCTCATTACTTTTGCGTAGTGGATTAAAACTACCAACATTAAGTGCAGCTGGCTAGAGTGTGTTGATCTTTCCTGATTAAATTTTAAAAAATGATCAACCACCTATAGGCTATCAAGAAAATTCCTTCATGACTCGCTGCAAGATTGGCATGTTTGCTTCAGGAAAAGCGTAACGACTTAATTCCGCAACGGGAACCCAAGCGCCTTGCTGCCCTTCTTTACCGTAAGGGGAGTGTTCAAATTCCATCACACAGATAAAATCGAACTTAAGCGACTTGTCTGGATAATCGAACTCGAGATGTTCGAATAAACTCAGCTCTGTCGCTCGAATTCCTACCTCTTCGTCTAATTCACGAACAATGGCTTGTTCGATCGTCTCCCCAGACTCGACTTTTCCACCTGGGAACTCCCAAAAGCCACCTTTATGCTTTTCATCTGGTCGTTTCGTAATAAAAACCTCTGACTTATCTCGGTTAAAGATAATGGCAGCAACAATATGCGTACGTTTCATTGTATTTTTCCTCAAAAAAAGAGCCGCCTAAGCGACTCTTTATATTTACCTTAGAACAGGATCAACTGCTAATTTGACCATGACACTGTTTGTATTTCTTACCGCTACCACATGGGCAAGGTTCATTTCGACCAACTTTACGTTCTTCACGAACCATTGGTTGATGAATGTCTTCGGCTTTTTCACTATCAGCAAGCTGATTTTCAGCTGATGCGTGCTGTGCTTGAGCTCGTCTAGCCGCTTCTTCCGCTTGCGCACGACGCTGTGCTTCCATACGCTCCACTTCTTCTTGCTGCTGGACGCGAACTTTCGACAGAATCGTGATCACATCTGACTTCAGAGAATCTAATAGCCCCTCAAACAGTTCAAATGACTCACGCTTGTACTCTTGTTTCGGGTTCTTCTGTGCATAGCCGCGTAAGTGAATACCTTGACGAAGATGATCCATTGCCGCCAAGTGCTCTTTCCAAAGTGTATCCAGTGTTTGCAGCATGACAGATTTTTCAAAGTTGCGCAGAACCTGCTCACCAACCACCGCTTCTTTCTCTTTATAGACAGTAACCGCTGTTTCCAGGATCTTCTCACGAAGTGCTTCTTCGTATAACTTATCGTCTTCTTCCAACCATTGCTTGACGGGTGCATCGAGATCAAAGTCGTTTTTCAAACGTTCTTGTAAACCTTCAACATCCCACATATCTTCTAAAGACTGCGGCGGAATGTATTCATCGATCACAGCAGTGAGCACATCAGCACGGTTTTGCTCGATCATCTCGCTGATGTCTTCAACAACCATCAACTCATCACGAAGTTCATAAACAACCTTACGCTGGTCGTTAGCAACGTCATCGTATTCAAGCAGCTGTTTACGGATATCGAAGTTACGCCCTTCCACTTTACGTTGTGCTTTTTCGATGGAACGAGACAACATCTTAGATTCAATCGCTTCACCTTCTTCCATACCGCTTTGAATCAAACTTGCCATACGGTCAGAAGTAAAGATGCGTAGCAGTGAATCTTCCATAGATAGGTAGAAACGTGAAGAACCCGCATCACCTTGTCGACCAGAACGACCACGTAACTGGTTATCAATACGGCGTGATTCATGACGCTCGGTACCGATAATATGAAGGCCGCCCGCTTCCAGGACTTTATCGTGAACTTCTTTCCAATCCGCTTTAATCTTGTCTATTTGCTCTTGAGTCGGATTGTCTAGTTTTTCAACTTGAGCTTGCCAACTACCACCTAGCACAATATCCGTACCACGACCAGCCATGTTGGTTGCGATTGTTACAGCACCCGGTGTCCCTGCTTCTGCAACAATTTCAGCTTCTTTTTCATGGAATTTAGCATTAAGTACGTTGTGCTTAATCTTAGCTTTCTTAAGCGCATTAGATAGAAGCTCTGACTTCTCAATAGAAACCGTACCCACTAGCGAAGGCTGGCCTTTCTCTACTCGCTCTTTAATGTCTTCAATGATGGCAGCAAACTTTTCTGCCTCAGTACGATAAACCACATCTGGCATATCGTTACGAATCATAGGTTTATTCGTTGGAATAACGACCGTTTCTAGGCCATAAATCGATTGGAATTCGAATGCTTCCGTATCCGCAGTACCAGTCATACCTGACAATTTTTCATACAAGCGGAAATAGTTCTGGAATGTAATCGAAGCTAAGGTTTGGTTCTCGTTTTGGATCTTAACGCCTTCCTTCGCTTCAACTGCTTGGTGAAGACCTTCAGACCAACGACGACCTGGCATAGTACGACCGGTATGCTCGTCGACAATAACCACTTCGCCATTTTCGTTGACGATGTAATCAACGTTCTTTTCAAACAACACATGCGCACGCAGTGCTGCATTTACGTGATGTAGCAGACTGATGTTTGCAGGCGAATACAGAGTATCTCCCTCTTCCATCAGACCATTTTTGATCATCAGCTCTTCTACAAACTCTTGACCCGTTTCTGTCAGATGAACTTGCTTCGACTTTTCATCTACCGTGTAATGTCCATCACCACGATACTCTTCCGAATCTTCTTGATCCTGCTTTTGTAAGTGAGGAATCAAAGTATTAATACGAGTGTAAAGCTCGGAGCTGTCTTCTGCTGGGCCAGAAATAATCAGAGGCGTACGCGCTTCATCAATTAGGATAGAGTCCACTTCGTCAACAATCGCAAAGAAGCGCTCACGTTGAACACGATCTTCAGCGCGGAAGGCCATATTGTCACGCAGGTAGTCAAAGCCAAACTCGTTATTTGTGCCATACAAGATGTCAGTTTGATATGCCTCTTTTTTCTCTTGGGGAGGCATGTTCGGTACGTTGACACCAACCGTCATTCCAAGGAACTCGAACAGAGAACGGTTAGTCTCAGCATCACGTTTTGCTAAGTAGTCATTGACTGTCACAACATGAACAGCGCCTTTCAATGCATTCAAATAGGCAGGTAGCGTTGCTGTCAGAGTTTTACCTTCACCAGTTCGCATCTCAGCAATCTGACCAGCATTTAACACCATACCGCCAATAAGCTGGACGTCGAAGTGACGCATACCATATACACGCTTTGATGCTTCGCGAACTGTCGCAAACGCTTCAGGTAGAAGTTTGTCTAATGTTTCACCCTGTTCAAGACGCTGGCGGAATTCAACTGTTTTCGCTTTCAACTCTTCGTCAGAAAGCGCTTCAAACGTAGGTTCATAATTATTAATTTCTTTTACAATCTTTCTAAGGCGGCGTAACGTGCGGTCGTTGCGACTGCCAATTACCTTTGTCAGTAGCTTAGTTATCATTTGCTATGCATCTCTCTTTACTTAGATCGGGCCCGATCTACATTCTGTGCCTTCAGTCTCTAACAGTTTTGAACTAAGAATACTGAGATAAATCACTTTACCCAGATATTGCGATGAGAACTATATATTTCAAGGCTTAAGTGGCGCTTAGTTTAAGGAATTTTGCCTCTAACAACCAATAACAAGGTTATTTGTTTGAAGCATTCTTTATTTTTTGAGGTTATATGATGGATGTTTATACGTTGATAAGGCTTCTCTTCAATTTTCGCGGCTTACCGTACTCTAAAGTCGGCCACGCGATTCTTCTTTCTCAGCAGGCAGATTTTTGCCGTGCGGCAAACAAAAAAGCCAGACTTTCGTCTGGCTTTTCAAAACTTCAAATTTATTATGCAACAACCACATTAGGCTCAGCGAAGGCAACTGGAGAAGTCGCTTCTTCTTCGAACGTTACCCACTCCCACGCTTCTTGATCTGCTAGAACAGAACGCAGCAGTTGGTTGTTTAAGCCATGTCCCGACTTAAACGCACGGAACTCACCAATGATTGGATGACCACACATGTAAAGATCGCCAATCGCATCCAACACTTTATGAGTGACAAACTCATTATCAAAGCGAAGGCCTTCTTCGTTTAGAATTCGATATTCATCCAGTACAATGGCACAGTCAAAGCTACCACCTAGACATAGATTCTGAGACTGTAAATGTTCGATATCTCGCATAAAACCAAAAGTTCGAGCACGAGAGATATCTTTTACAAAGCCTTGCGATGAAAAATCAAATAATAGATGCTGTTCATCAGATTCAATCGCGGGATGGTTGAACTCGATTTCAAAGTCCATACGGAAGCCATTGAAAGGGACAAATTCAGCCCACTTATCACCGTCTTCAAAGCGAACAGGCTTTTTAATACGAATAAAGCGTTTTGGTACGTTTTGCTCTTCAATGCCAGCTTGTTGAAGGAGGAATACAAAAGGGCTAGCACTGCCATCCATAATTGGAATTTCTGGAGCATCGACCTCAACCACAATGTTGTCTATACCCATACCAGCAAGAGCTGCATTGAGGTGCTCAACGGTTGAGATACGCACGCCTTCATCGTTCACCAATGCCGTACAAAGCATGGTGTCACGAACTGAAGCTGGGTCTGCAGGAAAATCAACAGGAGGATTTACATCCGTACGGCGGTAAATGATACCTGTATTTGCAGCCGCTGGGCGAAGAGTAAGTGTGACTTTACGACCAGAGTGGAGACCCACACCAGTTGTTTTCACTATTTCTTTCAGAGTACGTTGTCTGATCATCTGCTTGCCTCAGTACTAATTGCTACAAAACACGGTCAATAAGCAATATTGACCGCGAATCGTACCATAATTTTGAACAGTGTCAAATTATGATTTAATTTTAGTCAGCCTGACGACGCAAGAATGCTGGTATATCAAGATAACCAGTGTCCTTATCCGCTTTCGGTGCAGCACTTTGTTGACCAGCACCTGAGCTTGAAGGAGCAGAACTTGTCGGCTGAGGAGTCACCTGAGGTTTCTCTTGCAAACTTGGTGCCGGTTTCTCTTCCACTTTATTGACAGCTGGCTGCTGAGTTGGAGCCGCTGGCTGAGTTTGTGGTTGAGAAACAGAAGCTACTTTCGTCTTCCCGCCCGCAACTAAAGTGATATCAGGTTTTTTCTCTGTACCGATACCAGTAGCAACAACGGTCACTCGGATTTCATCAGCCATATCAGGATCCAATGAAGTACCGATAACAACTGTAGCATTATCTGAAGCAAATGCTTTAACCGTATTACCCACCGTTTCAAACTCATCCAGACGCATATCAAGGCCAGCTGTAATGTTAACCAGAACACCACGAGCACCTGCGAGATCGATATCTTCAAGAAGTGGGCTTGAGATAGCCATCTCAGCCGCTTCTTCAGCACGGTCTTCACCTTTGGCTACGCCGCTACCCATCATTGCATGACCCATCTCCGACATCACGGTACGAACATCCGCAAAGTCGACGTTAATCATACCAGGACGAGTAATAAGCTCTGCAATACCTTGTACTGCATTCTTAAGTACGTCATTCGCACTAGCAAAAGCTTCAAGTAGAGTGATACCACGACCCAGTACTTTTAGTAGCTTTTCGTTTGGAATCGTAATTAATGAGTCTACCTGTTTAGATAGCTCTTCAATTCCTTGCTCAGCAAACGCTAAACGCTTTTTGCCTTCAAAGCTAAATGGCTTAGTTACTACAGCCACAGTAAGTATGCCCAGTTCTTTTGCGACTTCTGCAATCACTGGAGCAGCACCTGTACCTGTACCACCACCCATGCCAGCTGCGATAAATACCATATCGGCACCATCGAGCTCTTCTTTAATTCTATCTCGATCTTCGAGAGCAGCATCACGCCCAACCTGAGGGTTAGCGCCTGCACCCAGACCTTTGGTAATGTCACCACCAATCTGGATTACGCTATTAACGCTTGTTTTACGAAGCGCTTGCGCATCAGTGTTGATGCTAATGAACTCCACGCCTTCGATGGATTCACGTACCATGTGTTCAACGGCATTACCACCACCGCCACCAACCCCAACGACTTTTATTACTGCGTCGTCAGACATTTCCATCATCGGTTCAAACATGTGTTATCTCCGTTTATCCTGCTGCTCAGGTTAAAATTCTTTTTGTATCCAGTTACGCAAACGCCCAAATAATGTCGTTACAGATTGGCGCTTAGGCTCATTGTACTCTGTATCGTCGTTAATTTGACTATCTCTTGCATAATGAAGTAAACCCACTGCCGTCGAGTGATACGGCTCTTTTACATAGTCTGTTAGCCCACTCACTTCTAGTGGCTTACCAACTCGTACTTGATTGCGGAATACACGTTCCGCACACTCTACCAATCCTTCAATCTGTGCAGCACCACCAGTCAGTACTACACCAGCCGCAAGGTGATGTTTTATCCCTTCTTCGCGCAGCTTCTCCTGAACAGTATCGATAGTTTGATTAACCAGCCCCATTAACTCAGTATAACGAGGTTCAATCACCTCAGACAAAGTTTGTCTTTGTAAACTGCGTGATGGTCGACCTCCTACACTAGGAACGTTAACCGTGTCATCCTTGCTGACTAGCTCACTCAGAGCACAGCCATATTTCACTTTTATTTCTTCGGCATCACTCACTGGAGTACCAAAGGCGAAAGCAATATCACTTGTTACCGCATTACCTGCATAGGAAAAAACTTCCGTATGTCTCAGTGCTCCGCCAGTCCAAATCGATACATCCATAGTGCCAGCACCGATGTCGACAACACAAACACCGAGCTCACGTTCATCTTCAGTGATCACCGCATTACTCGAAGCCAAACCGGAGTAAACTAAGTGCTCAACCTTCAAACCGCATCGCTCAACGGCTTTAATAATGTTTCTTGCCATATCATTGTGACAAGAGATTAAATGCACGCTGACTTCCATTCTTACTCCTGATAAACCTAGCGGATTTTTTATCCCTTCTTGGTAATCAATCGTAAATTCTTGTGGAATTACATGCAGAATGCGTTGTTCGTCACCTATTTTGATAGATTTGGCAGTATGAATCGCACGATCCATATCTTCCTGAGAAACCTCTTCATCAGAAATGGTCCCCATGCCTTTCTCTATTCGGCTAGCTATGTGTCTACCAGAGATAGAAATAAAGACATTACTGATCTGACATTCCGCCATTAGCTCAGCTTGGTCAACAGCTCTCTGAACAGATTTGACAACAGATTCCAGGTCGTTGACACCACCTTTATCCATGCCTCGTGATGGACTACTTCCTGCGCCAATTATGTTTATCTGACCATCAGGCAGTACTTCTCCAACCAGAGCTGATACGGTTGCAGTACCAATATCAAGACCAACAATAATGTTGTCATCAGCGGTCTTAGTCATCTGTGCTCTCTTGTTCTAACTCTTGCTCAGGGAACCAACCGACGGAGGCTCCCGTATCATACCTGAGGTCAATATAGCTAACTCTTTGTGAGTCGCTACCTAAGTTTTTGTATAAAGAGAGGAATCTTTCCACCCTCTCTTCTAAAGATTCTTTACCCAGCTCAAGCCGGATACCGTTATCAAGGATAATCTGCCATGCACGGCGATCATTCAGTAATAACGAGGAAATGTTCAGATTCAGCACTGCAAACTTAGGGTTAATTTGCCGCCATACGTCCAATACTTCTTGGCTCGTACCTGCGGGACCATAAAGCTTGACACGCTCTCCTTCTAGCTTGCCAATGTCGCCATTAAAAACAAGCCCTTGACTATTAAGGAGTTCACTACCATTCCAAATAGCAGCCGCTTCATACTCAGTCAGAAAAACTTTGACCGTGTCAGGCCATTGTTTACGAATCGATGCATGAGAAACCCAAGGGATAGCCTCTACAGTCTTCTGGAGTACTTTCACGTCTTGAGACATAAAGGTACCCACATGTTGCAAAGTAGCAAACGCACGCTGCACATCAAGGGAAGAAACGTATTTCAGATCTCCCTCCAAGACTATTTTCGATAAAGGCAAACGCTTATCATCCCACATCCAAGATATCGTGGAATAAAGGATAGAGCTTATCAATAGCAAAACCACTAGCAAAAATATGCTACCAAAAGCATGTTTTTTCACTAGTGGAGAATCAGTAAAACGACGGCCTTCATCTAAAGTGCTCTCAATCAAGACCGCTGTCCCTGCTATCAGTTCGCAACTTTAACCCCTATCTCAATTTATTAAAAAGGCAAAAGCAATGACTTTAACTTCCGGATTATACTGGCGTCATTGAAAGTATCAAATACTGAAATTGAGAAATCGCACTTTAATTGCATTAATTAGTCGAATTAATCGAAATCTCATGTTTCCAATCACACCATATGCATCTTATCGATATTTAACTCAAAAGCCGCCAATTGTTTCGCTACTTTGCCAATATCTCCTGCACCTTGCGTTAGAACCAGGTCACCATCTTGCAAAACATTCGCTAAAACAGCAGGTAAGGTATTACTATCGGAAACAAAAATCGGATCGATTTTTCCTCGACTACGAATCGTTCGACATAAAGCACGCCCATCAGCGCCCGCAATTGGCTTCTCGCCAGCAGAGTAAACATCCAACATCAAAAGCACATCAACTTGTTCTAAGACATTAGCAAAGTCATCGTATAAATCACGAGTACGACTGTAGCGATGTGGCTGGAAAATCATTACCAAACGCTTCTCTTTCCATCCATTACGAGCCGCATGAATCGTGACATCGACTTCCGTCGGGTGATGGCCATAATCATCGACCAACATTGCGCTACCATTACCAGTATCAAACTCACCAAGGTGATCAAAACGACGCCCTGTGCCTTGCGTTCCAGCCATGGCACGTAAGATGGCTTCATCGTCAATATCATCTTCAGTTGCCACAGCAATCGCAGCAGAGGCGTTGAGTGCGTTGTGGCGACCAGGAATGTTCAATGTAATATCTAGGTTGGCACGCCCCTGACGCACGACAGTAAACTTACCTTGTTGGCCTTCCTGATGATAATTTTCAATACGTACATCCGCATCTTCAGAAAAACCGTAGGTGATCACTTGGCGGCTGATCCTCGGAATCAATGCTCTCACGACTGGATCATCGATACATACAATCGCTTGCCCGTAGAAAGGAAGGTTGTGGAGAAAATCAATGAACGTCTGCTTCAGGGTTTCAAAGTCTCCACCGTAAGTATCCATGTGATCTGCTTCGATATTCGTGACAATG
This sequence is a window from Vibrio coralliilyticus. Protein-coding genes within it:
- the mutT gene encoding 8-oxo-dGTP diphosphatase MutT, whose product is MKRTHIVAAIIFNRDKSEVFITKRPDEKHKGGFWEFPGGKVESGETIEQAIVRELDEEVGIRATELSLFEHLEFDYPDKSLKFDFICVMEFEHSPYGKEGQQGAWVPVAELSRYAFPEANMPILQRVMKEFS
- the secA gene encoding preprotein translocase subunit SecA, which gives rise to MITKLLTKVIGSRNDRTLRRLRKIVKEINNYEPTFEALSDEELKAKTVEFRQRLEQGETLDKLLPEAFATVREASKRVYGMRHFDVQLIGGMVLNAGQIAEMRTGEGKTLTATLPAYLNALKGAVHVVTVNDYLAKRDAETNRSLFEFLGMTVGVNVPNMPPQEKKEAYQTDILYGTNNEFGFDYLRDNMAFRAEDRVQRERFFAIVDEVDSILIDEARTPLIISGPAEDSSELYTRINTLIPHLQKQDQEDSEEYRGDGHYTVDEKSKQVHLTETGQEFVEELMIKNGLMEEGDTLYSPANISLLHHVNAALRAHVLFEKNVDYIVNENGEVVIVDEHTGRTMPGRRWSEGLHQAVEAKEGVKIQNENQTLASITFQNYFRLYEKLSGMTGTADTEAFEFQSIYGLETVVIPTNKPMIRNDMPDVVYRTEAEKFAAIIEDIKERVEKGQPSLVGTVSIEKSELLSNALKKAKIKHNVLNAKFHEKEAEIVAEAGTPGAVTIATNMAGRGTDIVLGGSWQAQVEKLDNPTQEQIDKIKADWKEVHDKVLEAGGLHIIGTERHESRRIDNQLRGRSGRQGDAGSSRFYLSMEDSLLRIFTSDRMASLIQSGMEEGEAIESKMLSRSIEKAQRKVEGRNFDIRKQLLEYDDVANDQRKVVYELRDELMVVEDISEMIEQNRADVLTAVIDEYIPPQSLEDMWDVEGLQERLKNDFDLDAPVKQWLEEDDKLYEEALREKILETAVTVYKEKEAVVGEQVLRNFEKSVMLQTLDTLWKEHLAAMDHLRQGIHLRGYAQKNPKQEYKRESFELFEGLLDSLKSDVITILSKVRVQQQEEVERMEAQRRAQAEEAARRAQAQHASAENQLADSEKAEDIHQPMVREERKVGRNEPCPCGSGKKYKQCHGQISS
- the lpxC gene encoding UDP-3-O-acyl-N-acetylglucosamine deacetylase, with the protein product MIRQRTLKEIVKTTGVGLHSGRKVTLTLRPAAANTGIIYRRTDVNPPVDFPADPASVRDTMLCTALVNDEGVRISTVEHLNAALAGMGIDNIVVEVDAPEIPIMDGSASPFVFLLQQAGIEEQNVPKRFIRIKKPVRFEDGDKWAEFVPFNGFRMDFEIEFNHPAIESDEQHLLFDFSSQGFVKDISRARTFGFMRDIEHLQSQNLCLGGSFDCAIVLDEYRILNEEGLRFDNEFVTHKVLDAIGDLYMCGHPIIGEFRAFKSGHGLNNQLLRSVLADQEAWEWVTFEEEATSPVAFAEPNVVVA
- the ftsZ gene encoding cell division protein FtsZ; the protein is MFEPMMEMSDDAVIKVVGVGGGGGNAVEHMVRESIEGVEFISINTDAQALRKTSVNSVIQIGGDITKGLGAGANPQVGRDAALEDRDRIKEELDGADMVFIAAGMGGGTGTGAAPVIAEVAKELGILTVAVVTKPFSFEGKKRLAFAEQGIEELSKQVDSLITIPNEKLLKVLGRGITLLEAFASANDVLKNAVQGIAELITRPGMINVDFADVRTVMSEMGHAMMGSGVAKGEDRAEEAAEMAISSPLLEDIDLAGARGVLVNITAGLDMRLDEFETVGNTVKAFASDNATVVIGTSLDPDMADEIRVTVVATGIGTEKKPDITLVAGGKTKVASVSQPQTQPAAPTQQPAVNKVEEKPAPSLQEKPQVTPQPTSSAPSSSGAGQQSAAPKADKDTGYLDIPAFLRRQAD
- the ftsA gene encoding cell division protein FtsA, producing the protein MTKTADDNIIVGLDIGTATVSALVGEVLPDGQINIIGAGSSPSRGMDKGGVNDLESVVKSVQRAVDQAELMAECQISNVFISISGRHIASRIEKGMGTISDEEVSQEDMDRAIHTAKSIKIGDEQRILHVIPQEFTIDYQEGIKNPLGLSGVRMEVSVHLISCHNDMARNIIKAVERCGLKVEHLVYSGLASSNAVITEDERELGVCVVDIGAGTMDVSIWTGGALRHTEVFSYAGNAVTSDIAFAFGTPVSDAEEIKVKYGCALSELVSKDDTVNVPSVGGRPSRSLQRQTLSEVIEPRYTELMGLVNQTIDTVQEKLREEGIKHHLAAGVVLTGGAAQIEGLVECAERVFRNQVRVGKPLEVSGLTDYVKEPYHSTAVGLLHYARDSQINDDTEYNEPKRQSVTTLFGRLRNWIQKEF
- a CDS encoding cell division protein FtsQ/DivIB yields the protein MIESTLDEGRRFTDSPLVKKHAFGSIFLLVVLLLISSILYSTISWMWDDKRLPLSKIVLEGDLKYVSSLDVQRAFATLQHVGTFMSQDVKVLQKTVEAIPWVSHASIRKQWPDTVKVFLTEYEAAAIWNGSELLNSQGLVFNGDIGKLEGERVKLYGPAGTSQEVLDVWRQINPKFAVLNLNISSLLLNDRRAWQIILDNGIRLELGKESLEERVERFLSLYKNLGSDSQRVSYIDLRYDTGASVGWFPEQELEQESTDD
- the murC gene encoding UDP-N-acetylmuramate--L-alanine ligase, giving the protein MTVQHTQDLAQIRAMVPEMRRVKSIHFIGIGGAGMSGIAEVLLNEGYQITGSDLAENPVTERLTNKGAKIFIGHAEENVQQASVVVVSTAINEENPEIKAARAARIPVVRRAEMLAELMRFRHGIAVAGTHGKTTTTALVTQIYSEAGLDPTFVNGGLVKSAGTNARLGSSRILIAEADESDASFLHLQPMVSIVTNIEADHMDTYGGDFETLKQTFIDFLHNLPFYGQAIVCIDDPVVRALIPRISRQVITYGFSEDADVRIENYHQEGQQGKFTVVRQGRANLDITLNIPGRHNALNASAAIAVATEDDIDDEAILRAMAGTQGTGRRFDHLGEFDTGNGSAMLVDDYGHHPTEVDVTIHAARNGWKEKRLVMIFQPHRYSRTRDLYDDFANVLEQVDVLLMLDVYSAGEKPIAGADGRALCRTIRSRGKIDPIFVSDSNTLPAVLANVLQDGDLVLTQGAGDIGKVAKQLAAFELNIDKMHMV